From Corvus moneduloides isolate bCorMon1 chromosome 2, bCorMon1.pri, whole genome shotgun sequence, one genomic window encodes:
- the ZNF384 gene encoding zinc finger protein 384 isoform X1: MEESHFNSSPYFWPAVPTVSGQIENTMFINKMKEQLLPTEKGCSLAPPHYPALLTVPTSVALPTGISMDSDTKPEQLTPHSQAPVTQNITVVPVQSAGLMTAGPGLVITSPSGSLVTTAASAQTFPISAPMIVSALPPGSQAALQVVPDLSKKGTTTLTEGGGGGGGGGVAPKPPRGRKKKRLQESGLPEMSDPFVLTNEDDEDQHKDGKTYRCRMCSLTFYSKSEMQIHSKSHTETKPHKCPHCSKSFANSSYLAQHIRIHSGAKPYTCSYCQKAFRQLSHLQQHTRIHSKLHTAIVKPHKCPHCSKSFANTSYLAQHLRIHSGAKPYTCRYCQKAFRQLSHLQQHTRIHTGDRPYKCAHPGCEKAFTQLSNLQSHRRQHNKDKPFKCHNCHRAYTDAASLEVHLATHTVKHAKVYTCSICSRAYTSETYLMKHMRKHNIPDPQQQVVQAQAQASQQQQHFQPQGGGAAGGPSGDTNQPNPPPQCSFDLTPYKTSEHHKDICLTVSTSAIQVEHLSSS; encoded by the exons ATGGAAGAATCTCATTTCAACTCCTCCCCGTACTTctggccagcagtgcccaccGTCTCGGGACAG ATTGAGAACACCATGTTTATTAACAAGATGAAGGAGCAGCTACTGCCCACAGAGAagggctgcagcctggctccccCCCACTACCCTGCCTTGCTGACGGTCCCCACCTCTGTGGCCCTGCCCACTGGTATCTCCATGGACTCGGACACCAAGCCAGAGCAGCTGACACCACACAGCCAAGCCCCTGTGACTCAGAACATCACTGTGGTACCAGTGCAGTCTGCTGGGCTCATGACAGCAG GTCCTGGTCTGGTGATAACTTCCCCGTCAGGTTCTCTGGTGACCACAGCCGCCTCTGCCCAAACCTTTCCCATCTCAGCTCCCATGATTGTCTCTGCGCTACCCCCTGGCtcccaggcagccctgcaggtggTTCCAGACCTGTCCAAGAAAGGGACAACCACCCTCACTGAAGGTGGAGGGGGTGGCGGGGGTGGGGGAGTTGCCCCCAAACCACCCCGGGGCCGGAAGAAGAAACGATTGCAGGAGTCAGGGCTGCCAGAGATGAGTGACCCCTTTGTGCTGACAAACGAGGATGATGAGGACCAGCACAAGGATGGCAAGACATACAG GTGCCGGATGTGTTCGCTGACCTTCTACTCCAAGTCGGAGATGCAGATCCACTCCAAGTCCCATACGGAGACAAAGCCACACAAGTGTCCTCACTGCTCCAAGAGCTTCGCCAACAGCTCCTACCTGGCCCAGCACATTCGCATCCACTCAGGGGCCAAGCCCTACACGTGCAGCTACTGCCAGAAGGCCTTCCGCCAGCtctcccacctgcagcagcacacacg GATCCACTCCAAGCTCCACACGGCGATTGTCAAGCCGCACAAGTGTCCTCACTGCTCCAAGAGCTTCGCCAACACATCCTACCTGGCCCAGCACCTCCGCATCCACTCGGGGGCCAAGCCCTACACCTGCCGCTACTGCCAGAAGGCCTTCCGCCAGCtctcccacctgcagcagcacacacg TATCCACACCGGGGACCGACCCTACAAATGTGCTCACCCTGGGTGTGAAAAGGCTTTCACCCAGCTTTCCAACTTGCAG TCCCACAGACGGCAGCACAACAAAGACAAACCTTTCAAGTGCCACAACTGCCACCGTGCGTACACGGATGCTGCCTCGTTGGAGGTACACCTGGCTACGCACACGGTGAAACACGCCAAGGTCTACACCTGCTCCATCTGCAGCCGGGCCTACACCTCG GAGACGTACCTGATGAAGCACATGCGGAAACACAACATCCCTGACCCACAGCAGCAGGTGGTTCAGGCACAAGCCCAGGCctcgcagcagcagcagcacttccagccGCAGGGCGGGGGGGCAGCAGGGGGCCCTTCTGGAGACACTAACCAACCCAACCCTCCCCCCCAGTGCTCCTTTGACCTGACTCCTTACAAGACTTCAGAGCATCACAAGGACATCTGCCTCACTGTCAGCACCAGCGCCATCCAAGTGGAGCACCTCTCCAGCTCCTAG
- the ZNF384 gene encoding zinc finger protein 384 isoform X2, translated as MSGSYRAIGRVTCRVLVKMEESHFNSSPYFWPAVPTVSGQIENTMFINKMKEQLLPTEKGCSLAPPHYPALLTVPTSVALPTGISMDSDTKPEQLTPHSQAPVTQNITVVPVQSAGLMTAGPGLVITSPSGSLVTTAASAQTFPISAPMIVSALPPGSQAALQVVPDLSKKGTTTLTEGGGGGGGGGVAPKPPRGRKKKRLQESGLPEMSDPFVLTNEDDEDQHKDGKTYRCRMCSLTFYSKSEMQIHSKSHTETKPHKCPHCSKSFANSSYLAQHIRIHSGAKPYTCSYCQKAFRQLSHLQQHTRIHSKLHTAIVKPHKCPHCSKSFANTSYLAQHLRIHSGAKPYTCRYCQKAFRQLSHLQQHTRIHTGDRPYKCAHPGCEKAFTQLSNLQSHRRQHNKDKPFKCHNCHRAYTDAASLEVHLATHTVKHAKVYTCSICSRAYTSETYLMKHMRKHNIPDPQQQVVQAQAQASQQQQHFQPQGGGAAGGPSGDTNQPNPPPQCSFDLTPYKTSEHHKDICLTVSTSAIQVEHLSSS; from the exons ATGTCTGGTAGTTATAGAGCAATTGGAAGGGTTACGTGCAGAGTTCTGGTAAA GATGGAAGAATCTCATTTCAACTCCTCCCCGTACTTctggccagcagtgcccaccGTCTCGGGACAG ATTGAGAACACCATGTTTATTAACAAGATGAAGGAGCAGCTACTGCCCACAGAGAagggctgcagcctggctccccCCCACTACCCTGCCTTGCTGACGGTCCCCACCTCTGTGGCCCTGCCCACTGGTATCTCCATGGACTCGGACACCAAGCCAGAGCAGCTGACACCACACAGCCAAGCCCCTGTGACTCAGAACATCACTGTGGTACCAGTGCAGTCTGCTGGGCTCATGACAGCAG GTCCTGGTCTGGTGATAACTTCCCCGTCAGGTTCTCTGGTGACCACAGCCGCCTCTGCCCAAACCTTTCCCATCTCAGCTCCCATGATTGTCTCTGCGCTACCCCCTGGCtcccaggcagccctgcaggtggTTCCAGACCTGTCCAAGAAAGGGACAACCACCCTCACTGAAGGTGGAGGGGGTGGCGGGGGTGGGGGAGTTGCCCCCAAACCACCCCGGGGCCGGAAGAAGAAACGATTGCAGGAGTCAGGGCTGCCAGAGATGAGTGACCCCTTTGTGCTGACAAACGAGGATGATGAGGACCAGCACAAGGATGGCAAGACATACAG GTGCCGGATGTGTTCGCTGACCTTCTACTCCAAGTCGGAGATGCAGATCCACTCCAAGTCCCATACGGAGACAAAGCCACACAAGTGTCCTCACTGCTCCAAGAGCTTCGCCAACAGCTCCTACCTGGCCCAGCACATTCGCATCCACTCAGGGGCCAAGCCCTACACGTGCAGCTACTGCCAGAAGGCCTTCCGCCAGCtctcccacctgcagcagcacacacg GATCCACTCCAAGCTCCACACGGCGATTGTCAAGCCGCACAAGTGTCCTCACTGCTCCAAGAGCTTCGCCAACACATCCTACCTGGCCCAGCACCTCCGCATCCACTCGGGGGCCAAGCCCTACACCTGCCGCTACTGCCAGAAGGCCTTCCGCCAGCtctcccacctgcagcagcacacacg TATCCACACCGGGGACCGACCCTACAAATGTGCTCACCCTGGGTGTGAAAAGGCTTTCACCCAGCTTTCCAACTTGCAG TCCCACAGACGGCAGCACAACAAAGACAAACCTTTCAAGTGCCACAACTGCCACCGTGCGTACACGGATGCTGCCTCGTTGGAGGTACACCTGGCTACGCACACGGTGAAACACGCCAAGGTCTACACCTGCTCCATCTGCAGCCGGGCCTACACCTCG GAGACGTACCTGATGAAGCACATGCGGAAACACAACATCCCTGACCCACAGCAGCAGGTGGTTCAGGCACAAGCCCAGGCctcgcagcagcagcagcacttccagccGCAGGGCGGGGGGGCAGCAGGGGGCCCTTCTGGAGACACTAACCAACCCAACCCTCCCCCCCAGTGCTCCTTTGACCTGACTCCTTACAAGACTTCAGAGCATCACAAGGACATCTGCCTCACTGTCAGCACCAGCGCCATCCAAGTGGAGCACCTCTCCAGCTCCTAG
- the ZNF384 gene encoding zinc finger protein 384 isoform X4 yields the protein MSGSYRAIGRVTCRVLVKMEESHFNSSPYFWPAVPTVSGQIENTMFINKMKEQLLPTEKGCSLAPPHYPALLTVPTSVALPTGISMDSDTKPEQLTPHSQAPVTQNITVVPVQSAGLMTAGPGLVITSPSGSLVTTAASAQTFPISAPMIVSALPPGSQAALQVVPDLSKKGTTTLTEGGGGGGGGGVAPKPPRGRKKKRLQESGLPEMSDPFVLTNEDDEDQHKDGKTYRCRMCSLTFYSKSEMQIHSKSHTETKPHKCPHCSKSFANSSYLAQHIRIHSGAKPYTCSYCQKAFRQLSHLQQHTRIHTGDRPYKCAHPGCEKAFTQLSNLQSHRRQHNKDKPFKCHNCHRAYTDAASLEVHLATHTVKHAKVYTCSICSRAYTSETYLMKHMRKHNIPDPQQQVVQAQAQASQQQQHFQPQGGGAAGGPSGDTNQPNPPPQCSFDLTPYKTSEHHKDICLTVSTSAIQVEHLSSS from the exons ATGTCTGGTAGTTATAGAGCAATTGGAAGGGTTACGTGCAGAGTTCTGGTAAA GATGGAAGAATCTCATTTCAACTCCTCCCCGTACTTctggccagcagtgcccaccGTCTCGGGACAG ATTGAGAACACCATGTTTATTAACAAGATGAAGGAGCAGCTACTGCCCACAGAGAagggctgcagcctggctccccCCCACTACCCTGCCTTGCTGACGGTCCCCACCTCTGTGGCCCTGCCCACTGGTATCTCCATGGACTCGGACACCAAGCCAGAGCAGCTGACACCACACAGCCAAGCCCCTGTGACTCAGAACATCACTGTGGTACCAGTGCAGTCTGCTGGGCTCATGACAGCAG GTCCTGGTCTGGTGATAACTTCCCCGTCAGGTTCTCTGGTGACCACAGCCGCCTCTGCCCAAACCTTTCCCATCTCAGCTCCCATGATTGTCTCTGCGCTACCCCCTGGCtcccaggcagccctgcaggtggTTCCAGACCTGTCCAAGAAAGGGACAACCACCCTCACTGAAGGTGGAGGGGGTGGCGGGGGTGGGGGAGTTGCCCCCAAACCACCCCGGGGCCGGAAGAAGAAACGATTGCAGGAGTCAGGGCTGCCAGAGATGAGTGACCCCTTTGTGCTGACAAACGAGGATGATGAGGACCAGCACAAGGATGGCAAGACATACAG GTGCCGGATGTGTTCGCTGACCTTCTACTCCAAGTCGGAGATGCAGATCCACTCCAAGTCCCATACGGAGACAAAGCCACACAAGTGTCCTCACTGCTCCAAGAGCTTCGCCAACAGCTCCTACCTGGCCCAGCACATTCGCATCCACTCAGGGGCCAAGCCCTACACGTGCAGCTACTGCCAGAAGGCCTTCCGCCAGCtctcccacctgcagcagcacacacg TATCCACACCGGGGACCGACCCTACAAATGTGCTCACCCTGGGTGTGAAAAGGCTTTCACCCAGCTTTCCAACTTGCAG TCCCACAGACGGCAGCACAACAAAGACAAACCTTTCAAGTGCCACAACTGCCACCGTGCGTACACGGATGCTGCCTCGTTGGAGGTACACCTGGCTACGCACACGGTGAAACACGCCAAGGTCTACACCTGCTCCATCTGCAGCCGGGCCTACACCTCG GAGACGTACCTGATGAAGCACATGCGGAAACACAACATCCCTGACCCACAGCAGCAGGTGGTTCAGGCACAAGCCCAGGCctcgcagcagcagcagcacttccagccGCAGGGCGGGGGGGCAGCAGGGGGCCCTTCTGGAGACACTAACCAACCCAACCCTCCCCCCCAGTGCTCCTTTGACCTGACTCCTTACAAGACTTCAGAGCATCACAAGGACATCTGCCTCACTGTCAGCACCAGCGCCATCCAAGTGGAGCACCTCTCCAGCTCCTAG
- the ZNF384 gene encoding zinc finger protein 384 isoform X3 — protein sequence MEESHFNSSPYFWPAVPTVSGQIENTMFINKMKEQLLPTEKGCSLAPPHYPALLTVPTSVALPTGISMDSDTKPEQLTPHSQAPVTQNITVVPVQSAGLMTAGPGLVITSPSGSLVTTAASAQTFPISAPMIVSALPPGSQAALQVVPDLSKKGTTTLTEGGGGGGGGGVAPKPPRGRKKKRLQESGLPEMSDPFVLTNEDDEDQHKDGKTYRCRMCSLTFYSKSEMQIHSKSHTETKPHKCPHCSKSFANSSYLAQHIRIHSGAKPYTCSYCQKAFRQLSHLQQHTRIHTGDRPYKCAHPGCEKAFTQLSNLQSHRRQHNKDKPFKCHNCHRAYTDAASLEVHLATHTVKHAKVYTCSICSRAYTSETYLMKHMRKHNIPDPQQQVVQAQAQASQQQQHFQPQGGGAAGGPSGDTNQPNPPPQCSFDLTPYKTSEHHKDICLTVSTSAIQVEHLSSS from the exons ATGGAAGAATCTCATTTCAACTCCTCCCCGTACTTctggccagcagtgcccaccGTCTCGGGACAG ATTGAGAACACCATGTTTATTAACAAGATGAAGGAGCAGCTACTGCCCACAGAGAagggctgcagcctggctccccCCCACTACCCTGCCTTGCTGACGGTCCCCACCTCTGTGGCCCTGCCCACTGGTATCTCCATGGACTCGGACACCAAGCCAGAGCAGCTGACACCACACAGCCAAGCCCCTGTGACTCAGAACATCACTGTGGTACCAGTGCAGTCTGCTGGGCTCATGACAGCAG GTCCTGGTCTGGTGATAACTTCCCCGTCAGGTTCTCTGGTGACCACAGCCGCCTCTGCCCAAACCTTTCCCATCTCAGCTCCCATGATTGTCTCTGCGCTACCCCCTGGCtcccaggcagccctgcaggtggTTCCAGACCTGTCCAAGAAAGGGACAACCACCCTCACTGAAGGTGGAGGGGGTGGCGGGGGTGGGGGAGTTGCCCCCAAACCACCCCGGGGCCGGAAGAAGAAACGATTGCAGGAGTCAGGGCTGCCAGAGATGAGTGACCCCTTTGTGCTGACAAACGAGGATGATGAGGACCAGCACAAGGATGGCAAGACATACAG GTGCCGGATGTGTTCGCTGACCTTCTACTCCAAGTCGGAGATGCAGATCCACTCCAAGTCCCATACGGAGACAAAGCCACACAAGTGTCCTCACTGCTCCAAGAGCTTCGCCAACAGCTCCTACCTGGCCCAGCACATTCGCATCCACTCAGGGGCCAAGCCCTACACGTGCAGCTACTGCCAGAAGGCCTTCCGCCAGCtctcccacctgcagcagcacacacg TATCCACACCGGGGACCGACCCTACAAATGTGCTCACCCTGGGTGTGAAAAGGCTTTCACCCAGCTTTCCAACTTGCAG TCCCACAGACGGCAGCACAACAAAGACAAACCTTTCAAGTGCCACAACTGCCACCGTGCGTACACGGATGCTGCCTCGTTGGAGGTACACCTGGCTACGCACACGGTGAAACACGCCAAGGTCTACACCTGCTCCATCTGCAGCCGGGCCTACACCTCG GAGACGTACCTGATGAAGCACATGCGGAAACACAACATCCCTGACCCACAGCAGCAGGTGGTTCAGGCACAAGCCCAGGCctcgcagcagcagcagcacttccagccGCAGGGCGGGGGGGCAGCAGGGGGCCCTTCTGGAGACACTAACCAACCCAACCCTCCCCCCCAGTGCTCCTTTGACCTGACTCCTTACAAGACTTCAGAGCATCACAAGGACATCTGCCTCACTGTCAGCACCAGCGCCATCCAAGTGGAGCACCTCTCCAGCTCCTAG